One region of Zingiber officinale cultivar Zhangliang chromosome 7B, Zo_v1.1, whole genome shotgun sequence genomic DNA includes:
- the LOC122004410 gene encoding glycosyl hydrolase 5 family protein-like, whose product MIRSMGFNCVRLTWPLLLATDKSVSSRTVRESFDGLGLGNAIAGIQANNPKLLDLPLIQAFVAVVENLAANDVMVILDNHITTPGWCCDRNDGNGFFGDEHFDPDLWIQGLTNMAALFKGHTNVVGMSLRNELRGKRENVDDWYKYMQLGAEAVHAANGDVLVILSGLNFDTDLSFLVDREVNISFSFANKLVFEVHWYGFTDDSEWADGNANDVCGRIVGRVIKQAGFLLERNFPLILSEFGLDLRGTNTNDNRYFSCALAYAAAHDIDWAFWALQGSYYLRSGIVDHDEMYGLMSFDWSGIKSQPHLTRLQSIQKPFRGPGPMLPGHITILHPLSGLCVSVDDSSQRLVLSDSGRCVDRWSYTGNQTLSLSNGSSSSCMTAGGEGKEVRLAECQTRWTPLSDSQLHVSTKMEDGTSLCLEVGGDGRTVVTNPCRCLTSDSSCDPQGQWFVLANAGDWA is encoded by the exons ATGATCAGGAGCATGGGCTTCAACTGCGTCCGCTTGACGTGGCCGTTGCTCCTCGCCACCGACAAATCCGTCTCTAGCCGCACTGTCCGGGAGTCCTTCGACGGCCTCGGCCTCGGCAACGCCATCGCCGGAATCCAAGCCAACAACCCAAAACTGCTAGATCTTCCTCTCATCCAAGCATTCGTG GCGGTGGTGGAAAACTTAGCGGCCAACGACGTGATGGTGATCTTGGACAATCATATCACCACGCCGGGGTGGTGCTGCGACCGAAACGACGGCAATGGCTTCTTCGGGGACGAGCACTTCGATCCGGATTTGTGGATTCAAGGCCTGACAAACATGGCGGCTCTGTTCAAAGGGCACACGAATGTCGTCGGCATGAGCCTGAGGAACGAGCTCAGAGGAAAGAGAGAGAACGTCGACGACTGGTACAA GTACATGCAATTGGGGGCAGAGGCGGTGCACGCCGCCAACGGCGACGTGCTCGTCATCCTCTCAGGGCTCAACTTCGACACCGACCTCAGCTTCCTGGTGGACCGGGAGGTTAACATCAGCTTCTCCTTCGCCAACAAGCTCGTCTTCGAGGTTCACTGGTACGGTTTCACCGACGACTCGGAATGGGCCGACGGAAACGCCAACGACGTCTGTGGCCGCATCGTCGGCAGAGTCATCAAGCAGGCGGGGTTCCTGCTCGAACGGAACTTCCCCTTGATCCTGAGCGAGTTCGGGCTCGACCTGCGCGGCACGAACACCAACGACAACCGCTACTTCAGCTGCGCTCTGGCGTACGCCGCCGCCCACGACATAGATTGGGCGTTCTGGGCACTGCAGGGGAGCTACTATCTCCGATCAGGTATCGTTGACCACGACGAGATGTACGGCCTGATGTCGTTCGACTGGAGCGGCATCAAAAGCCAACCTCATCTGACGAGGCTTCAGTCGATTCAGAAGCCTTTCCGAGGCCCCGGCCCGATGCTTCCCGGCCACATTACGATCCTGCACCCCCTGTCTGGTCTCTGCGTCTCGGTCGACGATTCCTCCCAGCGCCTGGTGCTCTCCGACAGCGGCCGGTGCGTGGACCGGTGGAGCTACACTGGTAACCAGACACTGTCGCTGAGCAACGGCTCGAGCTCCTCCTGCATGACCGCCGGCGGCGAGGGGAAGGAGGTGCGGCTGGCCGAATGCCAGACGAGGTGGACGCCGCTGTCTGACTCGCAGCTGCACGTGTCGACGAAGATGGAGGACGGGACTTCTCTGTGCCTGGAAGTCGGCGGCGACGGGAGAACGGTGGTGACGAACCCTTGCCGGTGCTTGACCTCCGACTCGAGCTGCGACCCTCAAGGCCAATGGTTTGTGCTGGCCAACGCCGGTGATTGGGCGTAG